The nucleotide window CGATCCGATCTTCGCGCCGCTCGGCTTCGACTGGCAGACGAACGTCGCGATCCTGACCGGCTTTGTCGCGAAAGAGATCGTGGTGTCGACCTACGGCGTCATCTACCAGGTCGGCGACGAGGTGGACGAAACGAGCCAGGCGCTGCGCAACAAGCTGGCGTCATCGAGCGCGCTCACGCCGTTGACGGCGCTCGCGCTCATGGCGTTTGTCCTCATCTACACGCCGTGCCTGGGCACGATGGCGGCGATCCGCCGCGAAACGCAGTCCTGGAAATGGACGCTGTTTTCCATCGGCTATTCAATGCTGCTCGCGTATGCCGTCGCGTTCACGATCGTCCACGGCGGCCGGCTGCTGGGGTTTGCATGAACTTGATACGAACCGCGACCGTCAGGGAGCGGGTTTCGCGCCTACGAACCGTACGCTTACGAACCGCGACCGTGAGGGAGCGGGTATGCCGAACTGGGGTTCGGCGTTCCCAGGCCGGAACCGCGAGAGCTTGTCCTGAGCGCGAGCGAAGGATCAGGGAGCGGGTATTCGCATGATCGACCATGAAGTCCTGACCGGCATCGTCATCGTCGCGGGCGCGCTCTTGCTGGTCGTCCGCCAGGTGCGCCGCGAACTGACGGAAAAGCCGGAAAGCGCGTGCGGCTCCGGTTGCACGGGCTGCCCGGTGGCCGGGAAGGAGCCCGGAACAGAGCCGCGACCGTAAGGGAGCGGGCGGTTACGCGCTATCGATTCGCGTGTTCGCGCCGCATGAAACAGAGCCGCGAGAGCTTGTCCTGAGCGCAAGCGAAGGATCAGGGAGCGGGTGAGAACGAAAAGCAATCAACGAGGCCGGAGGTCTTGAACCCGGAGCCCGGACGCCGACACGCGGCATTCGGGCTTCCGCCATTTTGGAGTCGAATTTGTCCGACCAGAAAAACACTCTGTACGACGCGCCGCTCGCGACGAAAATTGCGTGGACGTTTTTTCTCGTCTTCACGCTCGCCGCGCTCGCGTTTTCGGTCTGGCGCGTCACGGATGCCGGAACCGCGACCGCGCGCGGCATCGGCGCGACCTACGGCGCCGAGCCGATCGACCTGGAATCGAACGAGACGCCGGCCGCCGGTCCCACGCTGGACCTGCCCGACGATCCCGCGATGATCGCCCGCCCCGCGCGCTCAAAGGGCGAGATGATCGTCGTCGCGCACGTGCACGCCTTCATGATCCCGGCCGTTCTGTATCTGGTCACCCTGATTTTTTTACGCGCGGGGCTCGCCTCGTCGCTGAACGTCATGACGATCGTCATCGCCAACCTCGCCGTGGCGATCGACCTGTCGTCGATCGGACTCGTGCGCTACGTCTCCACCGCGTTCGCGCCGCTGGTGATGGTGGGCGGCATCGCGATGACGGGATCGTTCCTGTTCATGATCGGCGCGGCGCTCATCGCCATCTGGCACGCGCCGGGGGAGGAATCATGAACCGCCGCCTCGCCGCGTTTGTCCTGGCCCTGGCGCTTTTCGCGCCCGCCTCGGCGCGCGCGAAAGACGAGCCGGCCGACGAAAAGCGCCCGCCGGCCAGCGAACACGTTTACCTCACGCGCGAAAAGGCGCTCGCCGGGTTTTTTCCGGATGCCGAAAAAATCGGCTACGAGCGCAAGACGCTCACCGGCGCGCAGGCTGCCCAATTCCGGAAGGATCTGGGCTACGCCCCGCCGCGCCTGGATTACGTCGTGTATATCGCGACCAAAAACGGCAAGCGCGCGGGATACGCGCTGATCGATAACGAGCTTGGCAAATACGAGATGATCACCTTTGCCGTCGCCGCCGGAACCGACGGGCGCGTCGCCGACAGCGCGGTGATGGTGTATCGCGAGGAAATCGGCCACCAGGTGAAGGAGCCGATGTTCCTCGAACAGTTCAAGGGCAAGGGGACCGATGCGCCCCTTCGCCTCGGCCGCGACGTGAACGGCATTTCCGGCGCGACCGTTTCCAGTCGATCCATCGCGCGCGGCATCCGACGCGCGTTGTGGCTCATCAACACGTTTTACCCAACCGAGGAGAGATAAACATGGGAGTGCTTGTGAGGAGTGCGGTCGCCCTGGCCGCGATACTGATTTTCGCGTCGGTGGCGGTCGCCCAGCCGACGATGGACCTGCCACCGGAGGAGGCGCCGCCCGAGGTGGGGCTGGACCTGTCGAAGGTGCGTATCGGCGGCTACGGCGAGTTGCACTACACGAACGCGGAGAAGGAAGTCGCGGAGCTCGACCTGCACCGCTTCGTGCTCTACTTCGGCTACCGCTACGACGACATCTGGACCTTCCACTCGGAGCTCGAGGTCGAACACGCCGTCACCGGCGGCGACGAGCCGGGCGAGGTCGAGATGGAGCAGGCGTTCGTCGACGCGCGCTTTTTTCCGGAGCTTGGCCTGTCCGCGGGTGTCATGCTGATCCCGCTTGGCATCATCAATCAGCGTCACGAGCCGCCGACGTTCAACGGCGTCGAGCGCCCGGAATACCACCGCGTCATCATCCCCACGACCTGGTGGGAGGGCGGCGGACGCCTGTACGGCGATGTCGGTCACTGGATGAGCTGGCAGGTGCTCGGCACATCGTCGTTTGACGCCATGGGCTTTTCGCCGGCTTCCGGCGTGCGCGGCGGGCGGCAGAAGGTCGCCGAGGCCAAGGCCGAGTCGATGGCCGTCACCGGCCGCGTCGATATCCATCCGTTCACCGACCTGAACCTGGGCCTCGCCGCGTTCCACGGCGGCACCGATCAGATCGGCGGGTTCGGCTGGCCGGTTACGATCCTCGCCGGCGACCTGACCGCGAAGGCGCTCGGATTCGAATTGCGCGCCGAGGGCGCGCTCGTGCAGATTCCCGAGGCTGAGGAGATCAACGACGCGATCGCCGACGCCGCCGCCGCGGCAGCCGCGGCCGAAGCGGAAGGGAAGTCCGCCGCCTTCGCGGATCCCGACGCGCTTCCGTTCAAATTCGGCGAGGCGGCGGCCGCCGCCGCCGCGGGCGGAGCGCCGGGCGTGCCCGAGTCCTATTACGGCTTCCTGGCCGAACTCGGATTCGACACCCTGACGTTCTTCGACACGACGCACGTCCTCAACATCTTCGGCCGTTACGAGCGCATCGACCTGAACGCGAGCGTCCCGGACCCGTTCGAGGAATCCGACGCGCTGCGTTATTCGGTCGTCACCGCGGGACTGACGTACAAGCCGATCTCCAACATCGCCTTCAAGGTCGACCAGCAGTGGACCACCACCGACGAAAAAGACGCCGAAGCCCTCAAGGCGTTCCACGCGGGCGTCGGTTACATGTTCTGAGCCTTCGTTCGGGGGCGCGCGAGCGATCGCGCCCCCCCCTGGGCATTCAAGACCAACAGCCCATCCGCACGTTGCGGAAACGCGTCCGAGAGGGCGCGTTTTTTTTGAAAGCATCACAACAAAAAGCCGTGGCGTCCCACGAATTTTCGGCGCGCGCATCTCGCATCCGGCGACGCGACGGCGACGGGCGCCCGGCCGGGTCCAGGGCGCAACGATCGATATTCGCTCGCGAATTCGCCGCGCTTGACATTCGCGGCACGCAAGTTGCTCATAGGGACCGGCAAGCGGCGGCCATGTGCGCCGCGATCGGGTTCACAACAAGGAGGCTTTGGCCATGAGGAATCCGAATTCATTCGTCTACGCCCTTTTTGCGTTTCTGTTTTTGATCGCGGCCGTCGGCCTTTCCGCCGCCTGCGGCGACGACGACGATGACGATGACGATGACGACGACGACAATGACGACGACGCGGACGACGACGACGATGACGCGGACGATGACGACGATGACGACGAGTGCACCGCGGAAGACGCTTGCGGCGAGCTGGTCGCTTGCGACGTTTACGACGACGTTCAGTTCTGCGCCCAGGCCATCGTTTCCGATTGCCTGGATACCGAAGGGAGTGAGCGGATCGTCGATTGCATGTGCGAGTGCACCGCCAATGCGACAACCTGCGAAGAAACCGAGGCCTGCCTGGAACCGTGCGTCAGCGCCTGCTGGGAGGAATGACGGCCCCAAACCGGCCTGCCCAGGCGAACCCATTCGAGGAAATCCGTAAAATCACCTGACAGGAAACGCGCCCTTGAAGGGGCGCGTTTTTTTTGGATGGTTTGAAAAAACCATGCACGACCGGTATTGTCATCGAGTTCACATCATCCATGGGAGCGCCGCATGTTACGTTTCATGAAGTTATTCTGGACGATTGTGCTGGCCGTCGGCGTGTTCGCCTTCGCCCATGCGGAGGAAAGCAAGGACTGCCACACGCTGATGGGGACGTTTGAGTACGACGGTTCGTCGCACTTCGACGACACGCCGACCGCGTTTCGCCACGCAGGCGACACGCTCGCGATGGCCGGGTGGACGGCGAAGAACGACGCGGCTTCGGACGCCGACGGCTTTGTTTCGCTGTGGCGGCCGTTTTCCAAGGAAACGAAGATTTCGACGGAGTGGGACGGCCCCGCCGCCGGGTTCGACTCCTTCAACGACGCCTGGCTCGACCCGACGCTGCCCGCCGGCCCATTTGCCGCCGCGGGGTATTCGTCGAACACGGGCACCGGCGGCGATTTCACGCTCGTGATTTTCGACGAGGACGGCACGCCCGTGAAGGAAGATCTGTTCGACGCGGGCGCGTCCGGCGAGGACTGCGCGTTCGCGGTGACGCGGTCTGGCGACGCGCTCTACGCGGTGGGATACGGAACGCCCGGCGGACAGGCGCACGTGGACTGGCTTGTCATCAAATACGATCTCTCGGGCAATCGCCTGTGGGAACGCACGTACGCGGGCGAAACCGCGGGCCACGACGTCGCCCGCAAGGTCGCGCCCGATGGCGAAGGCGGCATTATCGTGGGCGGCGAGACGTGGGGGCCGACCGGGCCGCGTCTGACGGGCGTGCAATGGAATAGCGGCGGAAACGTCGTGCGCAGCGGCGTTTTGCAGCCGCCCGTCGGCACGACGCGCACGGTGGTGACGAACATCGTGGTGGTGGACGAAACGATTCTCATCGGCGGAAACTACCACGGCGCCAACGACGCCTT belongs to bacterium and includes:
- a CDS encoding FMN-binding protein — translated: MNRRLAAFVLALALFAPASARAKDEPADEKRPPASEHVYLTREKALAGFFPDAEKIGYERKTLTGAQAAQFRKDLGYAPPRLDYVVYIATKNGKRAGYALIDNELGKYEMITFAVAAGTDGRVADSAVMVYREEIGHQVKEPMFLEQFKGKGTDAPLRLGRDVNGISGATVSSRSIARGIRRALWLINTFYPTEER
- a CDS encoding FeoB-associated Cys-rich membrane protein, with product MIDHEVLTGIVIVAGALLLVVRQVRRELTEKPESACGSGCTGCPVAGKEPGTEPRP